From a single Nostoc sp. MS1 genomic region:
- the grpE gene encoding nucleotide exchange factor GrpE yields MIDENKQVNNTSQQLGESTEVKQAIMSESPAQINTNDSGSEVTEQVTTPTNVGGETTSTQDNFAATQTQETNTAALAELSQQIDSLKAQLEERSTQYMRIAADFENYRKRTQKEKEELDLQVKRNTILELLPVVDNFERARSHLKPQTDGEMTIHKSYQGVYKQLVDSLKRLGVSPMRPEGQDFDPNLHEAVMREPTDEHPEGTVLEELVRGYYLGDRVLRHSMVKVAAPKEDAPPAPDNQSSPADS; encoded by the coding sequence ATGATCGACGAAAATAAACAGGTAAACAATACAAGCCAGCAATTGGGTGAATCAACAGAGGTAAAGCAAGCAATTATGAGTGAATCCCCTGCCCAAATTAACACTAATGACTCTGGAAGCGAAGTTACAGAACAAGTGACCACCCCAACTAATGTCGGGGGAGAAACTACAAGTACACAAGACAACTTCGCGGCTACACAGACACAGGAAACCAATACAGCCGCTTTGGCTGAACTGTCTCAACAAATCGATTCTCTCAAAGCACAGTTAGAAGAACGTAGTACGCAATATATGCGGATTGCGGCAGATTTTGAAAATTACCGCAAACGCACTCAAAAAGAAAAAGAAGAACTAGACCTACAGGTAAAAAGAAACACAATCTTAGAATTGTTGCCTGTGGTTGATAATTTTGAGCGGGCGCGATCGCATCTCAAGCCACAAACTGATGGCGAAATGACAATTCACAAAAGTTATCAAGGAGTTTATAAACAACTAGTAGATTCGCTCAAACGCTTAGGTGTATCACCAATGCGTCCTGAAGGACAAGACTTCGATCCTAATCTCCATGAAGCAGTAATGCGGGAACCTACGGATGAACATCCAGAAGGAACAGTGTTAGAAGAGTTAGTGCGCGGATATTACTTGGGCGATCGCGTGCTACGCCATTCTATGGTCAAGGTGGCTGCTCCAAAGGAAGATGCACCGCCAGCACCAGACAATCAGTCGAGTCCAGCCGACAGTTAA
- a CDS encoding GspE/PulE family protein has product MTQSSPQRRSTALTTRTEFSPFGTKLVQSGYVNTEQMRQALIESRKSGRPLTEVLESITGRQLSPEFLRQYKKQQLFELKILYGVESLDPEVNSVGNTMVGNLIETLIPVDICRRHRLVPLSRNDEHNPPYVLVAMVSPDNLEASDDLNRILRPQGLSLQRMVITQEDYQQLINQYLDEMAVRQKHLEQEKFTDINQDLENLGNLDLEDAPDEMEADLGSAMKGAEDAPVINLVNRILAKALHEKVSDIHVEPQEENMRIRFRKDGVLREAFPPLPKKIIPAVTARFKIISNLDIAERRLPQDGRIRRMFEGRKVDFRVNTLPSRYGEKVCLRILDNSSTQLGLDKLITDPETLNIVKDMVSKPFGLILVTGPTGSGKTTSLYSALSEKNSPGINISTVEDPIEYSLPGITQVQVIREKGLDFATALRAFLRQDPDVLLVGETRDKETAKTAIEAALTGHLVLTTLHTNDAPGAIARLGEMGIEPFMVSSSLIGVLAQRLMRRVCGECKIAYNPTPEELARYGMTASGEVSVTFYKANTVPSEAIAEAKAKNELCPACNGAGYRGRCGVYEVMKISENLQTLINEEAPTERIKEVAVEEGMKTLLAYSLDLVRQGSTTLEEVERVTFTDTGLEAELKAKRKSGLTCRTCTAQLQPEWLDCPYCMTPRFQD; this is encoded by the coding sequence ATGACTCAATCGTCACCACAACGGCGCAGCACCGCTCTAACTACGAGAACAGAGTTTTCACCTTTCGGTACTAAATTAGTACAATCTGGCTACGTTAATACCGAACAGATGAGACAAGCGCTGATTGAAAGTCGCAAGTCTGGTAGACCCTTAACAGAAGTTTTGGAGTCTATCACTGGACGACAGCTATCACCTGAGTTCCTCAGACAATATAAGAAACAGCAATTATTTGAATTAAAAATCCTATACGGTGTTGAATCTCTCGATCCAGAGGTCAACAGTGTTGGTAACACGATGGTGGGTAATTTAATTGAAACCCTCATCCCAGTGGATATCTGCCGCCGTCACCGTTTAGTACCATTATCTAGAAATGATGAACATAACCCGCCCTATGTGTTAGTGGCGATGGTTTCTCCAGATAATTTGGAAGCGTCGGATGACTTAAACCGCATCTTGCGCCCTCAAGGTTTATCATTACAGCGTATGGTAATTACCCAGGAAGATTACCAACAGCTAATTAACCAATATTTGGATGAAATGGCTGTACGGCAAAAGCACCTGGAACAAGAAAAATTTACAGATATTAATCAGGATTTAGAAAATCTCGGCAATCTCGACCTAGAAGATGCGCCAGACGAGATGGAAGCTGATTTAGGTTCAGCAATGAAAGGTGCGGAAGATGCGCCGGTCATTAATCTTGTCAATAGAATTTTGGCAAAAGCATTGCACGAGAAGGTTTCTGATATCCATGTGGAACCGCAAGAAGAAAATATGCGTATTCGCTTCCGCAAGGATGGTGTACTAAGGGAGGCTTTTCCACCTCTACCGAAAAAAATTATCCCTGCGGTAACGGCGAGATTTAAAATTATTTCTAACTTAGATATTGCCGAGCGACGCTTACCCCAAGATGGACGTATTCGCCGGATGTTTGAAGGACGTAAGGTAGACTTCCGAGTAAATACCTTACCTAGCCGCTATGGAGAAAAGGTTTGTCTGCGGATTTTGGACAACTCTTCTACCCAATTGGGCTTAGATAAGTTGATTACTGACCCAGAAACTTTAAATATTGTTAAAGATATGGTCAGTAAGCCCTTCGGCTTGATTCTGGTAACGGGGCCGACTGGTTCAGGTAAGACGACTTCGCTTTATTCAGCGCTATCGGAGAAGAACTCTCCAGGGATTAACATTAGTACGGTAGAAGACCCGATTGAATATAGTTTGCCAGGTATTACCCAGGTACAGGTAATTCGGGAAAAGGGTCTGGATTTTGCTACGGCGTTACGAGCATTTTTGCGACAAGACCCGGATGTACTACTGGTGGGTGAAACGCGAGATAAGGAAACAGCGAAAACAGCCATTGAAGCGGCTTTAACGGGTCACTTGGTATTAACTACATTACATACCAACGATGCCCCTGGCGCGATCGCTCGTTTGGGAGAAATGGGTATTGAACCATTCATGGTTTCCAGTTCTCTGATTGGGGTATTGGCACAACGTCTCATGCGGCGTGTATGTGGTGAGTGTAAGATTGCTTACAACCCCACACCCGAAGAACTTGCCCGTTATGGGATGACTGCTTCTGGTGAAGTGTCGGTTACATTCTATAAGGCTAACACCGTACCATCAGAAGCGATCGCTGAAGCTAAAGCCAAAAATGAGCTTTGCCCAGCTTGCAATGGTGCTGGCTACAGAGGACGTTGCGGTGTTTATGAAGTCATGAAGATTTCCGAAAATCTGCAAACTCTCATCAACGAAGAAGCACCTACAGAACGTATCAAAGAAGTAGCTGTAGAAGAAGGGATGAAAACCTTGTTGGCTTATAGCTTAGACCTAGTGCGCCAAGGTTCCACCACCTTAGAAGAAGTAGAACGGGTGACATTCACAGACACAGGTTTAGAAGCTGAGTTAAAAGCCAAACGCAAGAGTGGTCTTACCTGTCGAACTTGTACTGCCCAACTACAACCAGAATGGCTAGATTGTCCCTACTGTATGACACCGAGATTTCAAGATTAG